The following are from one region of the Leucobacter sp. Psy1 genome:
- the msrA gene encoding peptide-methionine (S)-S-oxide reductase MsrA, with protein MSTTFVLAGGCFWCLDAAYRQMRGVESVVSCYTGGQTPDPTYESVCTGGTGHAEAVEVTFDETELPAQVVLDAFFTMHDPTQLNRQGADVGTQYRSAMFPADDEQRALFEAARERASEWWPGEIVTTIEPLGEVTRAEEYHQDFFAKNPTQGYCLAVAVPKVNKIRAQFSEYLR; from the coding sequence ATGTCGACGACGTTCGTTCTGGCAGGCGGGTGCTTCTGGTGCCTCGATGCGGCCTACCGTCAGATGCGCGGCGTGGAGAGCGTGGTCTCCTGCTACACCGGCGGGCAGACCCCCGATCCCACCTACGAGTCAGTTTGCACGGGCGGTACCGGTCACGCCGAGGCCGTCGAGGTGACGTTCGACGAGACGGAGCTTCCGGCGCAGGTCGTGCTGGATGCGTTCTTCACCATGCACGATCCGACGCAGCTCAACCGGCAGGGCGCGGATGTGGGTACCCAGTACCGCTCGGCGATGTTCCCCGCCGATGATGAGCAGCGGGCCCTCTTCGAGGCGGCGCGTGAGCGCGCTTCTGAATGGTGGCCGGGGGAAATCGTGACGACGATCGAGCCGCTGGGCGAGGTGACGCGCGCCGAGGAGTATCACCAGGACTTCTTCGCGAAGAACCCGACCCAGGGATACTGCCTCGCCGTCGCCGTGCCCAAGGTGAACAAGATCCGGGCCCAGTTCAGCGAGTATCTGCGCTAA
- a CDS encoding thioesterase family protein translates to MELRWGDQDAYGHVNNVAYARYLEEARVRTFWPGTGGERNGMEGHFRGDTPGGPKMLVASQQIEFVSVLEYRDVPISVELWIGKLGGSSLELHYEVLDGDPERRVVARAITTIVIVDGETLRPQRLSDEARASIEPWRDEPVSMRRG, encoded by the coding sequence ATGGAGCTCCGGTGGGGCGACCAGGACGCGTACGGCCACGTGAACAACGTGGCCTACGCGCGCTACCTGGAGGAGGCGCGGGTGCGCACGTTCTGGCCGGGGACCGGTGGGGAGCGGAACGGCATGGAGGGTCACTTCAGGGGCGACACTCCCGGCGGCCCGAAGATGCTCGTCGCGAGCCAGCAGATCGAGTTCGTCAGCGTGCTCGAATACCGTGACGTGCCGATCTCGGTGGAGCTGTGGATCGGCAAGCTCGGCGGTTCGAGTCTCGAGCTGCACTACGAGGTGCTGGACGGTGACCCGGAGCGCAGGGTCGTCGCGCGTGCGATCACGACGATCGTGATCGTCGACGGCGAGACCCTGCGGCCGCAGCGGCTTTCGGACGAGGCACGCGCGTCGATCGAGCCGTGGCGCGACGAACCGGTGTCGATGCGGAGGGGCTGA
- the nadE gene encoding ammonia-dependent NAD(+) synthetase, with protein sequence MSTEQQQIISALGSVPAIDPESEIERRIGFLVDYARSVPGARGFVLGISGGQDSSLAGRITQLAAERLRSEGHEARFVAVRLPYREQHDEDDARLALDFIRPDEAITVAIGSAVDEITAAVSEGSGAPVTDFTKGNVKARMRMVAQYTVAGDRGLLVIGTDHAAEAVTGFYTKHGDGAADVLPLSGLTKGQGAAMLEHLGAPDRLWKKTPTADLLDDDPGQSDEQSLGVTYAEIDAYLQGETVDTAVAENLERRYTATEHKRRMPVAPDDTWWMGEREDR encoded by the coding sequence ATGTCAACGGAGCAGCAGCAGATCATCAGCGCGCTCGGCAGCGTGCCCGCCATCGACCCGGAATCGGAGATCGAACGTCGCATCGGGTTCCTCGTGGACTATGCGCGGTCCGTGCCGGGAGCCCGCGGGTTCGTGCTGGGCATATCGGGCGGACAGGACTCCTCACTCGCAGGCCGGATCACGCAGCTCGCCGCAGAGCGGCTGCGCTCCGAGGGGCATGAGGCCCGATTCGTCGCGGTGCGGCTGCCGTATCGCGAGCAGCACGATGAGGACGACGCGCGTCTGGCGCTCGACTTCATCCGGCCGGACGAGGCGATCACGGTCGCGATCGGTTCGGCCGTCGACGAGATCACCGCCGCCGTCTCCGAGGGCAGCGGCGCGCCCGTCACCGATTTCACCAAGGGGAACGTCAAGGCGCGGATGCGCATGGTTGCGCAGTACACGGTTGCCGGAGACCGCGGGCTCCTCGTCATCGGCACCGATCACGCCGCTGAAGCCGTGACGGGCTTCTACACGAAGCACGGCGATGGGGCAGCGGATGTCCTCCCGCTCTCCGGCCTCACCAAGGGGCAGGGTGCCGCCATGCTCGAGCACCTCGGTGCCCCAGATCGGCTCTGGAAGAAGACCCCCACCGCCGATCTGCTCGATGATGATCCCGGTCAGTCCGACGAGCAGAGCCTCGGAGTCACGTACGCTGAGATCGATGCCTACCTGCAGGGGGAGACGGTGGACACCGCGGTCGCCGAGAACCTCGAGCGGCGGTACACTGCGACGGAGCACAAACGGCGGATGCCCGTCGCACCGGACGATACCTGGTGGATGGGCGAGAGAGAGGATCGGTAG
- a CDS encoding single-stranded DNA-binding protein translates to MSTPISVIGTIATDPRFMHPAGGTPLCSFRVASNDRRYDREQGAWVDGETNWFGVTAFRGLADHASRSLRKGDRVVVVGRLRIRRWETDERSGTAVEVDAEALGHDLRWGVTQFAKRIGAAADTPDEERHPRTEPASDPASSTDSAPSAALPPDPVVTTPF, encoded by the coding sequence ATGAGCACTCCCATCAGCGTCATCGGCACGATCGCGACCGACCCCCGCTTCATGCATCCGGCGGGTGGAACGCCCCTCTGCTCCTTCCGCGTCGCAAGCAACGACCGTCGTTACGACCGCGAGCAGGGCGCATGGGTGGACGGCGAGACGAACTGGTTCGGGGTGACAGCGTTTCGCGGCCTGGCGGACCACGCGTCTCGGTCTCTGCGAAAGGGGGATCGCGTGGTGGTCGTCGGGCGCCTCCGCATTCGGCGGTGGGAGACCGATGAGCGCTCGGGCACCGCCGTCGAGGTGGATGCCGAGGCGCTCGGTCACGACCTGCGCTGGGGTGTCACCCAGTTCGCGAAACGGATCGGCGCTGCGGCCGACACACCGGATGAGGAGCGTCACCCCCGAACGGAGCCAGCCTCAGACCCGGCGTCGAGCACGGACTCCGCTCCCAGCGCAGCACTTCCGCCGGATCCGGTGGTGACGACTCCGTTCTGA
- the rpoZ gene encoding DNA-directed RNA polymerase subunit omega: MANVNGIIDPPIDDLLEKVDSKYALVTFASQRARQINDYYTDLHDGNLFDNVGPLVDSSVDDKPLSIALHEIVEDKLEITAKGA; the protein is encoded by the coding sequence ATGGCCAATGTGAACGGGATCATCGATCCGCCCATCGACGACCTGCTGGAGAAGGTGGACTCGAAGTACGCTCTCGTGACCTTCGCCTCGCAGCGCGCGCGTCAGATCAACGACTACTACACCGACCTGCACGACGGGAACCTCTTCGACAACGTGGGGCCGCTCGTCGACTCCTCGGTCGATGACAAGCCCCTGTCGATCGCGCTGCACGAGATCGTCGAAGACAAGCTCGAGATCACCGCCAAGGGCGCGTAG
- the ettA gene encoding energy-dependent translational throttle protein EttA, with the protein MAEYIFQMVRARKAHGDKVILDDVTTAILPGAKIGVVGPNGAGKSTILKIIAGLDTPSNGEAILTPGYSVGILMQEPELDEEKTVLENVEQGVGDIKAKLDRFNEISAEMANPDADYDKLLPEMGELQEAIDHVDGWELEGQLEQAMDALRCPPADAIVKHLSGGEKRRVALCKLLLEKPDLLLLDEPTNHLDAESVLWLEQHLSKYPGAVMAVTHDRYFLDHVATWICEVDRGRLYPYEGNYSTYLEQKAARLEVQGKKDAKLQKRLKEELEWVRSNTKGRQAKSKSRLARYEEMAAEAERTRKLDFEEIQIPAGPRLGNLVLEAKGLEKGFGDRMLIDGLSFSLPRNGIVGIIGPNGVGKTTLFKTIVGIEPLDGGELKIGDTVHLSYVDQTRGGIDPDKNVWEVVSDGLDYIQVGKTEIPSRAYVSTFGFKGPDQQKKAGVLSGGERNRLNLALTLKQGGNVLLLDEPTNDLDVETLTSLENALLEFPGCAVVITHDRWFLDRIATHILAYEGTDENPANWYWFEGNFEAYEENKVERLGPEAAKPSRVTYRKLTRD; encoded by the coding sequence ATGGCTGAGTACATTTTCCAGATGGTGCGCGCGCGCAAAGCGCACGGCGACAAGGTGATCCTCGATGATGTGACGACGGCGATCCTGCCGGGGGCGAAGATCGGCGTGGTGGGCCCGAACGGTGCGGGTAAGTCCACGATCCTGAAGATCATCGCCGGTCTCGACACCCCCTCGAACGGTGAGGCGATCCTGACTCCCGGGTACTCCGTCGGCATCCTCATGCAGGAGCCGGAGCTCGACGAGGAGAAGACCGTGCTCGAGAACGTCGAGCAGGGCGTGGGCGACATCAAGGCGAAGCTGGACCGCTTCAACGAGATCTCGGCTGAGATGGCGAACCCCGACGCCGATTACGACAAGCTCCTCCCCGAGATGGGTGAGCTGCAGGAGGCCATCGACCACGTCGACGGCTGGGAGCTCGAGGGGCAGCTCGAGCAGGCCATGGACGCACTGCGCTGCCCGCCGGCCGACGCCATCGTCAAGCATCTCTCCGGGGGCGAGAAGCGTCGCGTCGCGCTCTGCAAACTGCTGCTGGAGAAGCCGGACCTGCTCCTCCTCGACGAGCCCACCAACCACCTCGACGCGGAGAGCGTGCTGTGGCTCGAGCAGCACCTCTCGAAGTACCCCGGCGCGGTCATGGCCGTCACGCACGATCGGTACTTCCTCGATCATGTCGCGACCTGGATCTGCGAGGTCGACCGCGGGCGCCTGTACCCGTACGAGGGCAACTACTCGACCTATCTCGAGCAGAAGGCCGCGCGTCTCGAGGTCCAGGGCAAGAAGGACGCGAAGCTGCAGAAGCGTCTGAAAGAGGAGCTCGAGTGGGTCAGGTCGAACACGAAGGGGCGTCAGGCGAAGTCCAAGTCGCGTCTCGCCAGGTACGAGGAGATGGCGGCTGAGGCCGAGCGGACGCGCAAGCTCGACTTCGAGGAGATCCAGATCCCGGCAGGGCCGCGCCTCGGCAACCTGGTGCTCGAAGCGAAGGGGCTCGAGAAGGGCTTCGGCGATCGGATGCTCATCGACGGTCTTTCGTTCTCGCTGCCGCGCAACGGCATCGTCGGCATCATCGGTCCGAACGGTGTGGGCAAGACGACCCTCTTCAAGACGATCGTGGGCATCGAGCCGCTCGACGGCGGCGAGCTCAAGATCGGCGACACGGTGCACCTCAGCTACGTCGACCAGACACGCGGGGGCATCGATCCCGACAAGAACGTCTGGGAGGTCGTGTCCGACGGCCTTGACTACATCCAGGTCGGCAAGACCGAGATCCCGTCGCGGGCCTACGTGTCGACCTTCGGGTTCAAGGGACCCGACCAGCAGAAGAAGGCCGGCGTGCTCTCTGGCGGTGAGCGCAACCGACTGAACCTCGCGCTGACGCTCAAGCAGGGCGGCAACGTCCTCCTGCTCGACGAGCCGACGAACGACCTCGACGTCGAAACGCTCACGAGTCTCGAGAATGCCCTGCTCGAGTTCCCCGGTTGCGCTGTGGTCATCACGCACGACCGGTGGTTCCTCGACCGCATCGCCACGCACATTCTCGCCTACGAGGGCACCGATGAGAACCCGGCCAACTGGTACTGGTTCGAGGGCAACTTCGAGGCGTACGAGGAGAACAAGGTCGAGCGCCTCGGGCCGGAGGCGGCGAAGCCGTCGCGCGTGACCTACCGCAAGCTGACGCGCGACTGA
- a CDS encoding acyl-CoA thioesterase II translates to MTTTPDLVEMLSVIDSGARTREDILTGPALPTPHGRSFGGQVLGQAISAAGGTVDDALEIHSMHGYFLRPGDSSERMTFEVARLHDGRSFSTRRSQAYQNGEVLMSMIASFQRPDTGLEHQDAIDMSLITPPDELPTVWETYGHLAGSGRASWVLNRPFDFRYVESDIILRVPERTNRQRVWMRSRDTLPAGHLLHSAALAFASDYLLLEPIARQHGIPWATPGLRVASLDHSMWFHRPFRVDEWLLYELDSPTSQGGRGLAHGRFYNQSGALVASVSQESMIRLPEE, encoded by the coding sequence ATGACCACGACCCCCGACCTCGTCGAGATGCTCTCCGTCATCGACTCGGGCGCCCGCACCAGGGAAGACATCCTCACGGGCCCCGCCCTCCCGACGCCGCACGGCAGATCGTTCGGCGGCCAGGTGCTCGGTCAGGCGATCTCCGCAGCAGGAGGCACCGTAGACGACGCCCTCGAGATCCACTCGATGCACGGCTACTTCCTGCGTCCGGGCGACAGCTCGGAGCGGATGACGTTCGAGGTCGCGCGGCTGCACGACGGGCGATCCTTCTCGACGCGCCGCTCGCAGGCGTATCAGAACGGGGAGGTGCTCATGTCGATGATCGCCTCGTTCCAGCGCCCGGACACCGGCCTCGAGCACCAGGACGCCATCGACATGTCGCTGATCACTCCGCCGGACGAACTCCCGACCGTCTGGGAGACCTACGGCCACCTCGCCGGCTCGGGCCGCGCCTCCTGGGTTCTCAACCGCCCGTTCGACTTCCGGTACGTCGAATCCGACATCATCCTCCGGGTTCCCGAGCGCACGAACCGTCAGCGAGTGTGGATGCGATCCCGCGACACCCTGCCCGCCGGCCACCTGCTCCACTCCGCCGCACTCGCGTTCGCGAGCGACTACCTGCTGCTCGAGCCGATCGCCAGGCAGCACGGCATTCCGTGGGCCACTCCCGGGCTCCGCGTGGCGAGCCTCGACCACTCCATGTGGTTCCATCGCCCATTCCGGGTCGATGAGTGGTTGCTCTACGAACTCGACTCACCGACCTCTCAGGGCGGACGCGGCCTGGCGCACGGCCGGTTCTACAACCAGAGCGGCGCCCTCGTCGCGAGCGTCTCCCAGGAGTCGATGATCCGGCTCCCCGAGGAGTAA
- the metK gene encoding methionine adenosyltransferase, which yields MALRQFTSESVTEGHPDKICDRISDTILDAMLDQDPGARVAVETLVTTGLVHVAGEVSTSGYVEIPQLVRQAIRGIGYTSSEMGFDASSCGVSVSIGQQSPDIASGVDSSLEQRSGTLDDALSSQGAGDQGIMFGFATDETPELHPLPSWIAHRLAERLTDVRKRGIVPELRPDGKTQVTIGYDGDRAASVEAVVLSTQHSRDISQQALREVVEREVIRPVLEQVDLSTADTELLINPAGPFVVGGPMGDAGLTGRKIIIDTYGGWSRHGGGAFSGKDPSKVDRSAAYAMRWVAKHVVRAGLARRAELQVAYAIGRAHPVGLYVETFGTETVPVERIEAAVREVFDLRPLAIIRDLQLIRPIYAKTSAYGHFGRELPEFTWEATPRVDELRAAAGL from the coding sequence GTGGCGCTGCGGCAGTTCACGTCAGAGTCGGTCACCGAGGGGCACCCCGACAAGATTTGTGATCGCATCTCGGACACCATCCTGGACGCGATGCTCGATCAGGATCCGGGTGCCAGGGTCGCCGTCGAGACGCTCGTGACCACGGGCCTCGTGCACGTGGCAGGCGAGGTCTCGACCTCGGGGTACGTCGAGATCCCGCAGCTCGTGCGTCAGGCGATCCGCGGAATCGGGTATACGAGTTCCGAGATGGGCTTCGACGCGTCCTCCTGCGGTGTGTCGGTGTCGATCGGGCAGCAGTCTCCCGACATCGCGAGCGGCGTGGACAGCTCTCTCGAGCAACGCAGCGGCACCCTCGATGATGCCCTGAGCAGTCAGGGTGCCGGCGATCAGGGCATCATGTTCGGATTCGCCACCGACGAAACGCCCGAACTGCATCCGCTTCCGAGCTGGATCGCGCACCGTCTCGCCGAGCGCCTCACCGATGTGCGGAAGCGCGGGATCGTGCCCGAGCTGCGCCCCGACGGCAAGACCCAGGTGACGATCGGGTACGACGGTGATCGTGCGGCATCGGTCGAGGCCGTCGTGCTCTCGACGCAGCACAGCAGGGATATCTCCCAGCAGGCACTCCGCGAGGTCGTCGAGCGCGAGGTGATCCGGCCCGTGCTCGAGCAAGTCGACCTCTCGACGGCGGACACCGAGCTCCTCATCAACCCTGCCGGACCGTTCGTGGTCGGCGGACCGATGGGCGACGCAGGCCTGACGGGGCGCAAGATCATCATCGACACCTACGGCGGATGGTCGCGGCACGGCGGCGGCGCGTTCAGCGGCAAGGATCCGTCGAAGGTGGATCGCTCGGCCGCCTACGCCATGCGCTGGGTGGCGAAGCACGTCGTGCGCGCCGGTCTCGCCCGCAGGGCTGAACTGCAGGTGGCGTACGCAATCGGGCGGGCCCACCCCGTCGGACTCTACGTCGAGACGTTCGGCACCGAAACGGTGCCGGTCGAGCGGATCGAAGCCGCGGTGCGCGAGGTGTTCGACCTGCGTCCGCTCGCGATCATCCGCGATCTGCAGTTGATCCGCCCGATCTACGCGAAGACGTCCGCTTACGGCCACTTCGGCCGGGAGCTCCCGGAGTTCACCTGGGAGGCCACTCCGCGCGTCGACGAACTGCGCGCAGCAGCGGGCCTCTGA